The region ATCCTGGTCCCGGCGATCGTCCTGACCACCGTGTTCTCCGTCGTCGCGACCATCCAGGTGTTCACCGAGCCGACCACGCTGCGGCCACTGACGAACACGATCAGCTCGACCTGGAGCCCGCTGATGAAGGTGTACCGCGACGCGTTCGTCACCGGCGACCTCCACTCGGCCGCCGCGACCTCCATGGTGATCGCCGGGATCTCCCTCGTGGTGTCGCTCGGCTTCCTGCGGATCGTGAAGAACCACGCGTTCGGGGAGGACTGATGGCCGCCGCCACGCGGGCCGGGACACGCCGGCCGGCTGGGATCGTCCCCACGGGGGTGCTCGTGCTGGGCGCGGTCTACACCCTGTTCCCGGTGAGCTGGGTGGTGGTCGCGGCCACCAAGTCCAGGGCCGAGCTCTTCTCCACCGCGACCTTCGCGCCCGGCACCGGCCTGCTGTCCAACCTGGCCGACCTGTTCGCCTACCGCGACGGTGTCTTCTGGCTGTGGCTGCTCAACACCGTCCTGTACGCCGGGGGCGGCGCGGTCCTGGCGACCGCGGTGGCCACCGTCTCGGGCTACGCCCTCGCCACGTACGCCTTCCGCGGCCGCGGCCTGATCTTCAACCTGCTCGTCGGCGGCATCCTGGTGCCGCCCGTCGTGCTCGCGATCCCGCAGTATCTGCTGTTCTCCGAGGCCGGCCTCGCCGGCACCTACTGGTCGGTGCTGCTGCCCCAGATCCTCAGCCCGTACAGCGTCTATCTGGCCAGGATCTACGCCCGGGCCGCGATCCCGGCCTCGCTGCTGGAGGCGGGCCGGCTGGACGGCGCGGGCGAGTGGCGGCTGTTCCGCCGGGTATCGCTGCCGATGCTCACCCCGGCCATGGTGACGATCTTCCTGTTCCAGTTCGTCGCGATCTGGAACAACTTCCTGCTGCCGTTCATCATGCTGGGCGACGACCACCGGTTCCCGCTGACGGTCGGCCTCTACACCCTGCTCGCCGCGGGAGCCAACCAGCCCTCGCTCTACAACCTGATCATCACGGGGACGCTGCTGTCGCTCGTCCCGCTCGTCGCGCTGTTCCTCACCATGCAGCGCCACTGGCGGGCCGACCTGTCCGGCGGAGCCGTGAAAAGCTGACGAGCGGGGGAAACACGCTGATCGGCGGGTGGACAATACGGGGGACAATTACGCATATGGGGAAGCGTCCGACCATCCACGACGTCGCCGCGGCGGCCGGTGTCTCGCGCGGCACGGTCTCCCGCGTGCTCAACGACGACCGGTATGTGAGCCCCGCCGCCCACGCCGCCGTCCGCCGGGCGATCACCGAGACCGGCTACATCGTCAACCGCAACGCCCGCAGCCTGGTCACGCGGCGGACGGGGTCGGTGGTCATGGTGCTGTCCGAACCACACGAGAAGGTTTTCGAGGACCCCAACTACGGCGTGCTGATCCGCACCGCGATCCGCCGCCTGGCCGAGCGCGACGTCTCCCTCGTCGTCATGCTGGCCGGCGACGACGGGGACCGCGAGCGGGTGCTCCGTTACGTGCGCGGCGGCCACGCCGATGGGGTGTTCCTGGTGTCCGCCCACGCCGGCGACGCGCTGGCGGACGCTCTGGTGAAGACCAGGGTGCCGGCGGTCGCGCAGGGCGCGGTGGTCGGACGGGAGAACGCGATCCCGTACGCCGCCGCCGACGACCGCGAGGGCGCCCGGCAGATGGCGCGTTACCTCGTCGAGCGGGGACGCAGGAGGATCGCCACCATCACCGGCCCGATGGACACCCCGGGCGGCATCCAGCGGCTGGAGGGCTTCGCCGACGTGCTCGGCCGCAAGGCGTCCCGGCGGCTGATCGAGCACGGTGACTGGAGCCGGCTCAGCGGCGAGAGCGCGATGGCGCGACTGCTGGAGCGCGCGCCCGACCTCGACGCGGTGTTCGTGGCCTCCGACCTGATGGCGGCCGGGGCCCTCGCGACGCTGCGGGCGGCGGGCCGGCGGGTGCCCGGCGACGTGGCGGTGGGCGGCTTCGACGACTCGTCGATCGCCGTCTCCACGCACCCGCCGCTGACCACGATCAGGCAGCCACTCGCCCAGGTCGCCGAGGAGACCGTACGCCTGCTGCTCGAACTGGTCGACGGCGCCGACCGCGTCGACCCGGTCATCCTCCCCACGACCCTGGTCGTTCGCGACTCCGCCTGACCTCGGGGCGAGGCCATGTCACACATGGAGGGGCTGTCTCGTCCTCACGACGTGAACGACCATGACGACGGCGTGATCGACAGCGTGATCGACGGAGGCGCCGGGTTCGAGGCGCTGCGGCCCCGGCTGCTCGGCGTCGCGTACGGGCTGCTCGGCAGCCTCGACGAGGCCGAGGACGTCGTGCAGGACGCCTGGCTGCGGCTGCGCCGCCACCAGGAGGAGGGCGGCGCGGAGATCGGCGACGTGACCGGGTGGCTGGTGGTCACCGTCTCCCGGCTCGCCCTCGACGTGCTGCGCTCGGCCCGGCACCGCCGGGAGGAGTACGTGGGGCCCTGGCTGCCCGAGCCCGTTCTCACCGGTCCCGTGGCCGGTGGGGTTGTCGGCACCGGGCCCGCCGAGCGGGTGACGCTGGACGAGTCGATCAGCATGGCCATGCTCGTCGTGCTGGAGTCGCTGAGCCCGGCCGAGCGGACCGCCTTCGTGCTGCACGACGTGTTCGGCCTGACGTTCGCCGAGGTGGGCGAGGCGGTCGGGCGCAGCCCGGCCGCCTGCCGGCAGCTCGCCGCCCGGGCGCGGTCGCACGTCTCGTCCCGCGCTCCCCGGTTCGACGTGGATCCCTCCGCGCACCGGCGGGTGGTGGACGCCTTCGCCCGCGCCTGTCTCGGCGACGACATCGGCGCGCTGCTCGCGCTGCTCGACCCGGAGGTCGTGCTGCGCAGCGACGGCGGCGGAGTGGTGCGCGCGGCGCGGCGGCCGGTCCTCGGCGCCGCCAAGGTCGCCCGGCTGCTGATGGGCCTGCGCAGGTTCGGCCGGCCCGAGATCGTGCCCGCCTCGGTGAACGGCCGGCCCGGGCTGCTGCGTTACCGCGAGGGCCGGCTGGTGACCGTGATCGGGCTCACCGTCGCGGACGGCCGGATCACCACCGTCGACATGGTCCTCAACCCGGAGAAACTCGCCCGCCTGACGCGGGCCGGCAACGAGACGAGGAACCGACGATGACCGCGAGAATCAGTGTGCGTGAGCTGGCCCCGGAGGCGATCGAGGCGATGCGGGGGGTGGAGCGGTTCCTGCACGGGTGCGGCCTGCCGCACGCCACCCTGGAGCTCGTGAAGATCCGGGCCAGCCAGATCAACGGCTGCGCGTTCTGCGTGGACATGCACGCCCGCGACGCGAAGAAGGCCGGGGAGAGCGACGAACGGCTGTGGTCGGTGGCCGCCTGGCGGGAGGCGCCCTACTACACGGACGCCGAGCGCGCCGCGCTGGCGCTGGCCGAGGCCGCGACCCGGCTCGCCGACCGGCCCGACCCGGTGCCGGACGAGGTCTGGGCGGAGGCGGCGCGGCACCACTCCCGGGAGGAGCTGGCCGCGCTGATCGTGGCCGTCGCGCAGATCAACGCCTGGAACCGGATCTGCGTCATCAGCCGTACGGTCCCCGGCACGGGGGTCTGACCTGACGGCTGAGGCTTTACGCCCTCTTTACCGGTCCTCCTGTATCTATTCTGAAAGGTAACGGAACCATCACGGTCGGGGGGATGCAACATGGTCACGGTGGTGCCGTCGCTCGCGAAGGTCAGGGACATCAGGCCCGCCCTGCGCCGCAGGCCCAAGCAGGACAGGAAGATCGTCGATTTCAAGGCCTACACGGGCGGGAACGTCATCCGTTTTCCCCGCACGTCGGGTCCCACCTCGGCGGCCTGACCCTGCTCGATCCGCGGTGATCGGCCCGCCCGGCGTGCCCGCCGGGCGGGCCGCGCCTTCCACAGGGACCTGGTTGGATGTCCCCTCATGAGTGACCTGTCCGCCCCTTTGCCCGCTTCTTCGCCGGCCCCTTTGCCGGCCCCTTTGTCGGCCACGGAGCGGACCCGGCACCGCCGCCTGCGCGAGCAGGGCCGTACGGGCCGGGAGGCGCTGTTCGACGTGCTCCGGGCCGGGTTCGTCTGCCATCTGGGCGTGGTGGTGGACGGCGACCCGATGGTCGTGCCCACCGTCTACGGGTTCGACGCCGGCCACCTCTACGTCCACGGCTCGGTGGCCAGTCGCAGCCTCACCCGAGGCACGACGGTCTGCGTGACGGTCACCCACGTGGACGGCCTCGTGCTGGCCCGCTCGGTCTTCGAGCACGGGGTCAACTACCGCAGCGCGATGATCTACGGCGTGCCGCGCGTACTGGAGGGCGACGAGAAGCTCACCGCCCTGCGCCTCCTGACCGAGCACGTCGCGCCCGGCCAGTGGGACCACGCCCGGCAGCCGGACCGCAGGGAGCTCGCCGCGACCACGATCCTGGCGATCCCGCTCGACGAGGCGTCGGTGAAGGTGCGGGAGGGCCACCCCGACGACGCCGACGACCCGCACGACGTCTGGGCCGGAGTCCTGCCGCTCGCCACGTCCTGGCAGCCACCCGTCACCGACCCCCGGGCCGCCCACCATCCCATCCCCCCGCACATCCTCACCCG is a window of Microbispora sp. NBC_01189 DNA encoding:
- a CDS encoding carbohydrate ABC transporter permease, producing the protein MAAATRAGTRRPAGIVPTGVLVLGAVYTLFPVSWVVVAATKSRAELFSTATFAPGTGLLSNLADLFAYRDGVFWLWLLNTVLYAGGGAVLATAVATVSGYALATYAFRGRGLIFNLLVGGILVPPVVLAIPQYLLFSEAGLAGTYWSVLLPQILSPYSVYLARIYARAAIPASLLEAGRLDGAGEWRLFRRVSLPMLTPAMVTIFLFQFVAIWNNFLLPFIMLGDDHRFPLTVGLYTLLAAGANQPSLYNLIITGTLLSLVPLVALFLTMQRHWRADLSGGAVKS
- a CDS encoding LacI family DNA-binding transcriptional regulator; the encoded protein is MGKRPTIHDVAAAAGVSRGTVSRVLNDDRYVSPAAHAAVRRAITETGYIVNRNARSLVTRRTGSVVMVLSEPHEKVFEDPNYGVLIRTAIRRLAERDVSLVVMLAGDDGDRERVLRYVRGGHADGVFLVSAHAGDALADALVKTRVPAVAQGAVVGRENAIPYAAADDREGARQMARYLVERGRRRIATITGPMDTPGGIQRLEGFADVLGRKASRRLIEHGDWSRLSGESAMARLLERAPDLDAVFVASDLMAAGALATLRAAGRRVPGDVAVGGFDDSSIAVSTHPPLTTIRQPLAQVAEETVRLLLELVDGADRVDPVILPTTLVVRDSA
- the sigJ gene encoding RNA polymerase sigma factor SigJ; the encoded protein is MNDHDDGVIDSVIDGGAGFEALRPRLLGVAYGLLGSLDEAEDVVQDAWLRLRRHQEEGGAEIGDVTGWLVVTVSRLALDVLRSARHRREEYVGPWLPEPVLTGPVAGGVVGTGPAERVTLDESISMAMLVVLESLSPAERTAFVLHDVFGLTFAEVGEAVGRSPAACRQLAARARSHVSSRAPRFDVDPSAHRRVVDAFARACLGDDIGALLALLDPEVVLRSDGGGVVRAARRPVLGAAKVARLLMGLRRFGRPEIVPASVNGRPGLLRYREGRLVTVIGLTVADGRITTVDMVLNPEKLARLTRAGNETRNRR
- a CDS encoding carboxymuconolactone decarboxylase family protein, whose amino-acid sequence is MTARISVRELAPEAIEAMRGVERFLHGCGLPHATLELVKIRASQINGCAFCVDMHARDAKKAGESDERLWSVAAWREAPYYTDAERAALALAEAATRLADRPDPVPDEVWAEAARHHSREELAALIVAVAQINAWNRICVISRTVPGTGV
- a CDS encoding pyridoxamine 5'-phosphate oxidase family protein, which codes for MSATERTRHRRLREQGRTGREALFDVLRAGFVCHLGVVVDGDPMVVPTVYGFDAGHLYVHGSVASRSLTRGTTVCVTVTHVDGLVLARSVFEHGVNYRSAMIYGVPRVLEGDEKLTALRLLTEHVAPGQWDHARQPDRRELAATTILAIPLDEASVKVREGHPDDADDPHDVWAGVLPLATSWQPPVTDPRAAHHPIPPHILTRPGLPY